One window of the Puntigrus tetrazona isolate hp1 chromosome 13, ASM1883169v1, whole genome shotgun sequence genome contains the following:
- the etaa1b gene encoding ewing's tumor-associated antigen 1 homolog, which produces MTDKRNIGVRQISDARESRSRTSKVSQTKMKTKRRVIGLKQSQSPSCHASYNCRKDFTTPKRRPRIRLNGCYGEDSPNETESPQDIIWDTNSPSQNLNGHGDGRVIEISEIVSRIAPKVKKTNEGDSVLQWIGDGAIPCTPEIRQPRVRRISARQSNVEDLMKLAKQFDINMTRQDKEKQQESTERRNKLNKPQSDCKTATERSTSVKVSSEQLTSRSTQARQEEAELQALFDGPTQHVSGRLSPPSVNCTPESKTEPAGQKSSSAAIKNVHVDAPKTTKLDFDDDWENDDLLNDSFVLEMTQNPVPLNVAQKPSTAQPESCSSGCNFVAKSTSKTSTFTKTLPEVKTSNQSTFRSKPPASAQNHTTDKLLKTSPVDQVKQSIRSSQTKRQVQLESKTKDSGVSSQASSAKFDGVSEEDMKSLFDSDGLWNDDADDDLLFQACDDVEKLSASQQQQRRNEEYKKRAHDKSRSFASEAPSASDTTAIDNKSQPQEPTKPMRIFARSNSVPCANSSSGLKQGQSVLPANKSSSSGLGSRSEQCYGHAQGKSVLGSLPGSVRATDTSQAVRPHGATVGNTSNSHHYTFKRHLSDSMTLSNKVFISSRATAKCSAAEIERKKQEAIARRRLRMQASQKNGAPT; this is translated from the exons ATGACCGACAAGAGAAACATCGGCGTGCGCCAGATATCAGATGCGAGAGAAAGTCGGAGCAGAACTTCCAAAGTTTCCCAgaccaaaatgaaaacaaagagaCGAGTGATAGGACTCAAACAGTCCCAGTCTCCGTCTTGTCACGCTTCATATAACTGTCGCAAAG ATTTTACCACCCCAAAACGCAGACCAAGAATCAGATTGAATGGTTGTTACGGTGAAGATTCGCCTAATGAGACTGAATCCCCACAAGACATTATCTGGGATACCAACTCACCGTCTCAGAACTTGAATG GACATGGGGATGGGAGAGTCATTGAAATATCGGAGATTGTCAGTAGAATTGCACCAAAA GTTAAGAAGACAAATGAAGGGGACTCAGTGCTCCAGTGGATTGGAGACGGTGCCATACCCTGCACTCCAGAGATCAGACAGCCCAGAGTCCGGAGGATCTCCGCACG GCAGAGCAATGTTGAAGACCTCATGAAACTTGCCAAGCAGTTTGACATCAATATGACTCGTCAGGACAAAGAGAAACAACAGGAGAGCacagaaagaagaaataaactcaatAAGCCACAAAGTGACTGTAAAACGGCAACGGAAAGATCTACATCTGTCAAAGTCTCCTCCGAACAACTGACCAGCCGCTCAACCCAAGCCCGACAGGAAGAGGCGGAGCTTCAGGCGTTGTTTGACGGTCCCACTCAGCATGTAAGTGGAAGGCTGAGCCCACCGTCAGTAAACTGCACACCAGAAAGCAAAACTGAGCCAGCAGGACAAAAGTCAAGTTCTGCAGCAATCAAGAACGTTCACGTAGATGCACCTAAAACCACAAAGCTGGACTTTGATGATGACTGGGAAAACGACGACCTTCTGAATGACTCGTTTGTGTTGGAAATGACGCAGAACCCAGTACCTTTGAATGTAGCTCAGAAACCGAGCACTGCTCAGCCAGAGTCTTGCTCCAGCGGGTGTAATTTTGTAGCCAAAAGCACCAGCAAAACCAGCACCTTTACCAAGACACTTCCTGAAGTCAAAACATCTAATCAAAGCACTTTTAGGTCGAAGCCTCCAGCTTCTGCCCAGAATCATACTACTGATAAGCTGCTGAAGACCTCACCTGTGGACCAAGTGAAGCAGAGCATACGTTCATCCCAGACTAAAAGGCAAGTTCAGCTTGAAAGTAAGACCAAGGACTCTGGAGTTTCAAGTCAGGCTTCTTCTGCTAAGTTTGATGGGGTTTCGGAGGAGGACATGAAGTCTCTGTTTGATTCCGATGGTCTGTGGAACGACGATGCAGACGATGATCTGCTATTTCAGGCTTGCGACGATGTGGAGAAGCTATCGGCCAGTCAGCAGCAACAAAGACGCAACGAGGAGTACAAAAAACGTGCACATGACAAATCAAGAAGCTTTGCTTCTGAAGCACCTTCCGCTTCTGACACAACGGCCATCGACAATAAGAGCCAACCACAAGAACCCACAAAGCCCATGCGCATCTTCGCTCGCTCAAATTCAGTACCATGTGCAAATAGCAGTTCTGGACTTAAACAGGGACAGAGCGTGTTACCGGCAAATAAAAGTTCCAGCTCTGGATTGGGAAGCCGTAGTGAACAGTGCTATGGTCATGCACAAGGGAAAAGTGTTTTAGGATCCCTGCCTGGTTCTGTCAGAGCCACGGACACGTCTCAGGCTGTTAGGCCACACGGCGCAACTGTAGGAAATACTTCTAACTCCCACCATTACACCTTCAAAAGACATCTGTCTGACTCCATGACGCTCTCCAACAAAG tttttatttcgTCCCGCGCCACAGCCAAATGTTCGGCCGCTGAGATCGAGAGGAAAAAACAGGAAGCGATTGCGAGGAGGAGATTACGGATGCAGGCTAGCCAAAAAAACGGAGCACCTACATAG